In Amyelois transitella isolate CPQ chromosome 13, ilAmyTran1.1, whole genome shotgun sequence, a genomic segment contains:
- the LOC132902399 gene encoding exonuclease GOR-like: MKMQHFCEQYYGSLCQEEGAISTADNASTADRWQQIKNDMSASPWPPSPPSAQTILMEELTAALQPHLLSRTQMWELGYPVEIEPNSTKAVMYMNAPPPRPTIFTSWNVNAPEFIPGSETNSGVISTGSTPRLDSEKATEEVEHLCVRCRKVFHMTRDGEYLTQGFCSYHWGRAADGYYACCNEGFGSKGCALSIFHVWNGTNPGMNGPLEGYVRPRSHRGGVYAIDTEMCYTTAGLELASVAVVDVNGQLVYQTYVRPSSSILCYNTRFSGIRPRNLQHATKTLRDVQNDLLEFVGTDTILVGHALENDFKVLKLLHTAVVDTCAMYPHARGLPMRRSLRVLSEEYLGRKIQQSSAGHSALEDARAVMDLILLKVKEDRAFTEHHLISNQLHEFQPYTPYLLVSVA, translated from the coding sequence ATGAAAATGCAACACTTTTGTGAGCAATATTACGGTTCGTTATGTCAAGAGGAGGGTGCCATATCGACAGCAGACAACGCCAGCACCGCAGACCGTTGGCAACAGATCAAGAATGATATGTCGGCGTCGCCGTGGCCGCCTTCACCGCCGTCTGCGCAGACCATCTTAATGGAGGAACTAACAGCAGCCCTACAACCCCATCTGCTTTCGCGTACACAGATGTGGGAGCTTGGTTACCCCGTAGAAATCGAGCCAAACTCTACAAAAGCTGTGATGTACATGAATGCGCCGCCGCCACGACCTACAATATTCACCTCCTGGAATGTGAATGCGCCTGAATTTATACCTGGTTCGGAAACTAACAGTGGCGTAATTTCAACGGGATCTACTCCGCGCTTGGACAGTGAAAAAGCAACTGAAGAAGTGGAACATTTATGTGTTCGCTGTCGTAAAGTGTTTCATATGACCCGTGACGGTGAATATTTAACCCAGGGCTTCTGCTCCTATCATTGGGGTCGTGCAGCGGATGGATATTACGCTTGCTGCAACGAAGGTTTTGGTTCCAAAGGTTGCGCTTTAAGCATTTTTCATGTATGGAACGGAACTAATCCTGGTATGAATGGACCACTCGAAGGATATGTTCGGCCACGCTCGCACCGCGGAGGGGTGTATGCAATAGACACAGAGATGTGTTATACAACCGCAGGACTGGAGTTAGCTAGTGTGGCGGTCGTAGATGTAAATGGCCAACTTGTGTACCAAACTTATGTGAGACCAAGTTCGTCTATACTGTGTTATAACACTAGATTCTCGGGCATCAGGCCGCGCAACTTGCAGCACGCGACCAAGACACTGCGAGATGTACAGAATGATCTTCTTGAATTTGTTGGCACGGATACGATATTGGTTGGACATGCCCTGGAGAATGATTTCAAAGTGTTGAAATTATTGCATACAGCAGTCGTTGATACCTGTGCGATGTATCCCCATGCTAGAGGATTGCCGATGCGTCGCTCTCTGCGTGTTCTTTCTGAAGAATATTTGGGACGAAAAATACAGCAAAGCAGTGCGGGCCATTCCGCTTTAGAAGATGCTCGTGCAGTTATGGATTTAATATTGCTGAAAGTGAAAGAAGACCGAGCGTTCACTGAGCACCATCTGATCTCGAATCAGTTACATGAGTTCCAACCATATACACCGTACCTTTTAGTCAGTGTCGCCTAA